The Eleginops maclovinus isolate JMC-PN-2008 ecotype Puerto Natales chromosome 6, JC_Emac_rtc_rv5, whole genome shotgun sequence DNA segment TGCCACAACAGGATTTTCAATTGATTAAAATAAGTTGCAGGCCATCGATATGACACTATATCACAGTCCCATGCAAAAAAGCTTACATTAATTTCTACACACAATAAGCTATTAAAATATTActtgatacattttttacaataaatgttaAAGTTAATAGTGTATATTGATTTTTATTAGAACGCTATAAATGCTAAACCAATTTGCTTTCACTTTTTAAGTACAATTATTTAACATCATGGCTTGAATTAGACAGTTTCCAGCCCCCTGTAATTATGTATTTACCCACAGAGCAGTGCGGTGTATGTCGAGCCACCTGCAGTTATCTGCCCATCACAGACCAGGTTGGTGAGTTTAACATCTCCACTGCAGCCTACTGTCTGAAACCACCAACAGAGAAGACCTTATTTTATCCAGCCAGCTTATTTTACCTTGTCTTTTTCAGATGAAGCCTCAAGAAAGGGTGTTTTTCAAAGATCCTGTGAAGCTCATCCAGTCCAGGCTGGAGCACATCTCACAGGTCTGTCTCCTCTGTGCAGAGATCCCCCAAGAGCCCTTGCTCATCTCCTTTTTAATTGCTAAAGAATCATGTTCAATGTCAGTCAATTAATAGTCAGTCAGTTCAACAAGAGATGACTTCATTTAGAGTTAGAGGAGACAGATTAAAAGTGTCCTTGAGCTATAATCCATCATTTTTTACTGAAAGATGACCTAATAGTGAGGTCTTCATGCTCCTCAGATTGCACTCTTTCAGCGGACACAGATGGAAAGGGTCACGGCACACTTCAAGCATAAGTCTGTGGAGCTGGAAAGGCATCTGAAGGAAGTCAGTGAGCAGGGTTACAGGTGATTTCAGAACCTATTATTGTTCCTCTGTggctgtgaaaaataaaaaccccgATCGCAACGCTATTCTTCCCATCCCAAGGCAACTCTCGGAGCTGAAAAGAGAGAACGCTGACTTAAAAAAGCAGCTTTCAGAACTGAAAAGGGAGactgctgatttaaaaaagccaCTTTCTCAGCGGCGGGTAAGTGTTCCAAGTTGTCAGAATGTTCaggaaaagtaaaatatctaaTATAGCCTGCATGCTTTTTATCTTCCACAGGTTTCTCCAGGACATTTTCAAATAGATGGGTAAAACTAACGCTCACATCAGGACTATCCTCATTAATTTCTACtattcaaatgtttgaaaaacagTTGAGTAATCATGTTTTATCTCACATATAGACATCAAAGAATGTCACTCCCTGTGGCTGTCACCTCCCCAGGTAAGCTTTATGATTTAAGTTGAATCTTTACGGTTCATGCTTTTGCTGTTTCTATATCTCAATGACTTTCAAGGTAATAAGCAGAGTGCATGTGCTTCCTTTTGCTAGTTACCCCTCGTCCAAGAACCATGAGGTCTGTATTGCATCATTATACGGGCGgatttccctctctttttgcaATTTAATAACAAATCTACACTTAATAGTCTAAATATGTAATGCTCAAACATGTTGTCCTCAGCTACATCGGCTCAGCGGAGTCTCAGGTGTGGGCCAGAGTTCCCAGTCTATCCTCACTCACAGTAAGTCTCCTAATTATAGTATTGGTAAATGTACTGAATGTATTTAATgcacctactgcctgaatctgctttacggatttcaatttttttgcttcatttgttcttttttttgtattcaccAGCTGAACCTATATGTGTAtaaagtagtgtgtgtgagcttaactgtgtgtattaaactattAAAGTACTTGCTGTCAGATTagattttttaaactgtagtatgtgctcatgtgtttcattgttggtgaaTAGGCTACTTCCTGAATATGCTTAATCAAAGGGAGGTTTCCCTATAAATAAAATCTCTAAGCAGAGGGCACCTTtttacggtggtgtattgctatcacactaaaaaaaaaaataaggctcagtatcaagtaattacgtgaaagtttcttgttataacaagatctttttcacgtttaaacaagataagtatcatgttattacatgaaattatcacgttataacgtgaaaatatcatgttatttcaagatatgatattttcacgtttttaCAAGATATGCAACTATCACGTTATTCTGACATAAGAAATCCACCAAGTCTGACTGGGCTTTCCTCCTGAACAACCCCAAGAACTTCAGTCGCCTCCTTAGCGTTGGCATGCTTATTATAATTCCGTCCATCCTAAGAAATGCCAATATCTCCCAGTGTCTCAGGGcaagtaggaaataaaagcatatattatcagaaacatccaTCTCGGGCAATTCGGTTGCGCGTCGGGCCGTTTCACTTCCTTTATAGGCTATTTCTTTGAAGCGAACGCTGTTTCGTCCATGtcattatcttgaaataacatgatattatcacgttataacgtgaaaatataattatcatgaaataacgtgataatttcatgtaataacatgatacttatcttgtttaaacgtgaaaaagatcttgttataacaagaaactttcacgtaattacttgatactgagccttatttttttttttagtgtgatagcaatacaccaccgtaccTTTTTGAGACtaaatattttggtttcttattttctaGGTTAATATAAGTTTACAGTTGTCTCgagtaaaaaacatcttattgatatttattttctcttgcatTTATTTGCTTTGCTTGAGATCATCCAAAGTAACAGAAGGTATTAAAGTTACATTGCTtctatattttgatactcaggTTACTGATTAAATGTGATTATAGCTAACAAACTTATTTGTAACGGAATACATTTGTATAAGTAATCCTCCGAACCCTGGACATTACTAATTAATGTTCAGCTATCTATTAAAATGTTGCTGGTTCCTCTTTCTTTCAGACTCCTGGATCAGCTACCTCTATTTCCAGCCACAGTTCACTTCATGGACATGTACACAGTAAGTGTTGTAGAGACGCTTTTGTAGTGTAACCATAGATTCTGCAACGGACCTGCATACACTACGCTTAATCACCTAACATGCATTCCCTCTCTAATCCTTATCCCTTCACCTCCGTCTTTGAAAAAAGGAACTCCTGCATCCTACAACACTCCTACAAGGTAGGAAAGGCTCTCCGAATAGCTTGTTATGAATCTTTgaatcacattttcaaaaagggcAGGTTTTCTCGTGTATTTGTGAGTCAGTTCACTTCTGTCCTTCCCAGAACTCACCGTCAGACTCCGAATGTCTTCCAGTTCCCGTTTATGAGTGGATTATCTTTACAGTCTCCCAGGCACTGATGAAGCTGGCCCACGTCAGCACTTTTTTCTTAGTTAGAGACAAACACGTTTCCCCCAGTAACAGTTGAATGTTGATTTAATATCACTGAGAATTTATAATTGTTCCGCTGAAATGGATTGTGTTATTGACGTTAGCTTGTGGTTCAAGATTATCATAGGTCGACAAATGTTCCATTTATGGCAgtacaattgtgtgtgtttctaccaATTGCTTTTGCTTAGATTTTACACtgatgaaaaaatatatgtGATCCAACAGAATCAGTTAGCGTCATTAcagcacacaaaaaaacattgctggCACACATCAATAGAAAGGCAAATCCTTTACTGGTTTCCAGTGACACAATTGTGCAAATGAGACATTTTAAACGGGGTAAAATACATGGAAGACATCTGCAAAGGAAGACACTACGCATCGTGGACATTTTCCATCAGCACGAAACTTGCCTTAATGCTTCATTACTAATACAATGACAAAGTGACACCGCTTCATCGACTTTATTGGAAGCTAAACGTTAACCAGATATTTCTAATGAACTGACTTCATTAATAACCCGCTTCAACCACTGGAGGGCTACTAAGATAGAACGTTGTGTTTACTGAACTGATAACCAAAATGTATAGTATTTGTAGGTGTTTTTCTTTGGATTCAAACCCATTGCTACTTATACAGTACGTGGACCCCCCATCTATTATTATATCTGTCCATCAAGTATAACTCCCCTACAGCTATTAAgacaaaatagacaaaaaaataCTGACTGATAAATTAGTGAGAAAAAA contains these protein-coding regions:
- the LOC134866031 gene encoding RING finger protein 212B-like, with the protein product MDWFHCNQCFTRSGSKFAVSSCGHICCEACIKSKQCGVCRATCSYLPITDQMKPQERVFFKDPVKLIQSRLEHISQIALFQRTQMERVTAHFKHKSVELERHLKEVSEQGYRQLSELKRENADLKKQLSELKRETADLKKPLSQRRVSPGHFQIDGHQRMSLPVAVTSPVTPRPRTMSYIGSAESQVWARVPSLSSLTTPGSATSISSHSSLHGHVHRTPASYNTPTRTHRQTPNVFQFPFMSGLSLQSPRH